The segment ATTAGCATTAAAAAGAAGAAGTAGTCCAAGAATAAAAGTAGAGAAAGGCTCGATTGTCATCGCTAATCGACTTACTGTACTGCATCCGCTAGCATCACCGAGTGGCTGGCATGTAATCGGTCAAACGCCTATGGAAACATTTAATCCATACCAAAACCCGCCGAGCACATTACTTGCTGGAGATTATATTAAATTTGAGGCAATTAGTGTAGAAGAAGCTGAGCAATGGAATGACAATAAACAGAGAGAGTGGATTGAAAAATGGAATTCATTGAAATCATTAAACCAGGACTAATGTCAACAATTCAAGACCTCGGCAGAGCTAATTATCAAAAATATGGTATTTCAGCTAGTGGTGCAATGGATAAGCTATCATTAAGAATCGGAAATATTTTAGTCGGCAATCATGATGATGAAGCAGCAATCGAAATAACTCTTATGGGACCACATTTAAAATTTTTAGAAAGTGGCATTATTGCGATTACTGGTGCAGATATAGAGGCAAAGTTAAATGGTGAACCTGTGCCACTTTGGACTTCCATTAAAGTTGAGAAGGGAGATGAATTAACTTTTGGCTTTGCAACTGGCTACGGTTGTCGTGCCTATATTGCGATTGCAGGGGGCGTTGATGTTCCAGTAGTGCTTGGCAGTAAATCCACTTCTTTAAGGGCAGGCTTTGGAGGCATTAATGGAAAAGCATTGCAGTCCAAAGATATTATTTCAATCGGAGATACTGTAGATGTATCAGTTGGAAGGATAGTTCCAGTAGAATATCGGCCTAATTTTAGTAAGCATCGTCCAATAAGATTTATTTTAGGGCCACAGGCAGATGAGTTCGAAACAACAGAGCTTGAAAAGTTTTGTACAAGCAGCTACAAAGTATTAAATGAATCTGATCGAATGGGCTTTCGCTTAGAGGGAGTATCCATTTCACATAAAGTTGGCCCAGATATTATTTCTGATTATATTACGATGGGATCAATCCAAATTCCAGGAAATGGACAACCGATTGTATTAATGGCAGATTGTCAAATGACAGGTGGTTATACAAAAATAGGTGTTGTTACTGATGTAGATTTACCATACTTAGCGCAAAAGAAGCCAGGAGATACAATTTGTTTTGAAAAAATAAATATTGAAGAAGCACAGCAGCTTTATAAAGAAAGAGAAAGGCTTTTATCTTTAATGAAGGTAAATAATAGACCTTCCAAATAATTAGTATAAATATCGTAAAAGGTGTTGTTCAATATGAAAATAGTTATCGCACCCGATTCTTTTAAAGGAAGTATATCAGCATATGACGCAGCTGTTGCAATAGAAAAAGGTGTAAAAAAATATTTACCTGACGCTGAAACGATTATTGCTCCAATGGCTGATGGTGGTGAAGGAACAATGGATACACTTATAGCAGCCACAAAAGGGAAGGTATATCAAGCTGAGGTGAAAAATCCACTTGGTCATGAAATAACAGCGACATATGGTGTTTTAGGAGATTGTCAAACATGTATTATTGAAGCAGCAAGTGCTTCGGGGTTATATCTTATTCCAGAAGATAAACGTAATCCTTTAAAAACGACAACATATGGGATAGGACAGCTTATAAAAAAAGCATTAGATGAGGGCTATCGTCATTTTATTATCGGTTTAGGTGGCAGTGCGACAAATGATGCGGGAGTTGGCATGTTACAGGCACTGGGCTTACGGTTTTTAGATTATAATGGTGATGAGATTGGCTTTGGCGGAGGGGTGCTACATAACATTACTATGATTGATAATCATAAATTTGATAAAAGAATTACCGAAGCAACATTTATGATTGCATCAGATGTGCAAAATCCATTTATTGGTCAAAATGGAGCTTCGGTTGTTTTTGGACCGCAAAAAGGTGCCACACCTGAGATGGTAGAGCTTTTGGATAATAATCTACATCATTTAGCCGATTTAATTGAAAAGCATAATGGCATTCGCATTCATGACAGAGAAGGGGCAGGAGCTGCTGGTGGATTAGGAGGGGCATTTCAGGCATTTTTTCCAGCTAAAATACGATCGGGAATTGACATCGTTATTGAATATTCAGGCTTTGCCAAAAGTGTAATAAATGCTGATTTAGTCATTACTGGTGAAGGGCAAATTGATTTCCAAACAGCTGAAGGGAAAACACCAATGGGCGTTGCACTGGAAGCCCAAAAATATAATATTCCTACAATTGTTCTTGCAGGCTCAATTGGCGAAGGGATTGATGTATTATATCAATATGGAATTATTAGCATTCACAGTATTGTAAATGGTCCAATAACTTTACAAAAAGCGATGGAGCATGCATCAAATTTACTGACTACTTGTGCGGAACAAGTTGTTAGAACATTTTTTGCTTATAAAGCATAAAAAGTTGGGAAAGTTAGACCTTTAATCTGACCTTCCCTAAATTTGTTTAAAGCTACTCTAGTTATTCAAAACCTTTTTAATAACAGAATCTAAAATTTTTAAACCTTCTACTGCGCTTGGACGTGGATATATAGATTGAATTTGATAGCAAATACGATCTGGGGGCGGATTTTTTAATTGATATAGTCCATATTTTCCAGTTGCTTTAAAGTTTTCTGCCATTGATAAAGGGACGATTGCCCAATAGCCGGATGTTTCCATAAATGTATGTAGTAATGTAGAGGTATCGACACGGATAGGCGGATATTTTATCGCCGAACGATATTTATTGTACCAGGCATGAAATGATGCATGCCAGTTCATATACAATTCTTTGTCTGGATCTAATTCCAGAATATCAAGCACTTCATA is part of the Lysinibacillus sp. FSL K6-0232 genome and harbors:
- a CDS encoding 5-oxoprolinase subunit C family protein; this translates as MEFIEIIKPGLMSTIQDLGRANYQKYGISASGAMDKLSLRIGNILVGNHDDEAAIEITLMGPHLKFLESGIIAITGADIEAKLNGEPVPLWTSIKVEKGDELTFGFATGYGCRAYIAIAGGVDVPVVLGSKSTSLRAGFGGINGKALQSKDIISIGDTVDVSVGRIVPVEYRPNFSKHRPIRFILGPQADEFETTELEKFCTSSYKVLNESDRMGFRLEGVSISHKVGPDIISDYITMGSIQIPGNGQPIVLMADCQMTGGYTKIGVVTDVDLPYLAQKKPGDTICFEKINIEEAQQLYKERERLLSLMKVNNRPSK
- a CDS encoding glycerate kinase; translation: MKIVIAPDSFKGSISAYDAAVAIEKGVKKYLPDAETIIAPMADGGEGTMDTLIAATKGKVYQAEVKNPLGHEITATYGVLGDCQTCIIEAASASGLYLIPEDKRNPLKTTTYGIGQLIKKALDEGYRHFIIGLGGSATNDAGVGMLQALGLRFLDYNGDEIGFGGGVLHNITMIDNHKFDKRITEATFMIASDVQNPFIGQNGASVVFGPQKGATPEMVELLDNNLHHLADLIEKHNGIRIHDREGAGAAGGLGGAFQAFFPAKIRSGIDIVIEYSGFAKSVINADLVITGEGQIDFQTAEGKTPMGVALEAQKYNIPTIVLAGSIGEGIDVLYQYGIISIHSIVNGPITLQKAMEHASNLLTTCAEQVVRTFFAYKA